A single genomic interval of Rosistilla ulvae harbors:
- a CDS encoding FHA domain-containing protein, whose amino-acid sequence MKTWTIGRNLLCDVVIDQPDVEDRHCLLRQTIGGFLLEDLGSRCGTFVDEHRITHPVIVSDNSRIVLGVSTPFVWPNGIDPQAIPQSTGGAKVYRVGRFPDNDLVLDRDMISGRHALLVVEGDRIMIEDLGSTNGTAVGTIDNRIGYAEVRERDRVFFGSFSIMVTHLLAMTRKSKPPETVIEQPVHAARTDLVSKASSRRGLLATAALLAALMAGWWMRPVAPQAPSDLLSSGNSPSTPEILPSEVLELQAAMPPPDQKADLLAARDKDQPSGPIPISEAADALFMVIVTGDSKQIAFHIGTAWLAASDRLVTSGTVVSAIKEQDASGFSHVQVVQTSTGLPFDIETVRLDAGLAEAQQKYAQGRQHYSELQAEIKALRLRGDSADRLDEARRESQEIIEAGLQSTSVRASLNVGWLQLAAAVPDAKPARLADTAELAVGQILHMHAAPFQVDNPAWDSAVPADPHGVVVRVEERIASTVDTAPDRWLMSMATSGPPQNYVGSPILTQQGNVVAMFSRPLGDQTETTEEASLLFEAVSVPRLAESTR is encoded by the coding sequence CCGGTAATAGTTTCGGACAACAGCCGAATCGTGTTGGGAGTGTCGACACCATTTGTTTGGCCCAATGGGATCGATCCCCAGGCGATCCCGCAATCGACCGGCGGCGCCAAGGTCTACCGTGTCGGCCGCTTTCCCGACAACGATCTCGTGCTCGATCGCGACATGATTTCCGGCCGGCATGCGCTGTTGGTGGTCGAAGGGGATCGGATCATGATCGAAGATCTCGGGTCGACAAACGGGACGGCTGTCGGCACGATCGACAACCGGATCGGGTATGCCGAGGTTCGCGAGCGAGATCGAGTCTTCTTTGGTTCGTTCAGCATCATGGTCACCCATTTGTTGGCGATGACGCGGAAGTCGAAGCCGCCCGAAACTGTCATCGAACAACCGGTTCACGCCGCGCGGACCGATCTCGTTTCCAAAGCTTCGTCGCGGCGAGGTCTGTTGGCGACGGCCGCGTTGTTGGCTGCGTTGATGGCGGGATGGTGGATGCGCCCGGTGGCTCCGCAAGCTCCGTCCGATCTGCTCTCATCTGGTAATTCCCCATCGACGCCAGAGATTCTGCCGTCCGAGGTGCTCGAGCTGCAAGCGGCTATGCCACCACCGGATCAAAAAGCGGATCTGTTGGCAGCCCGCGACAAGGATCAGCCGTCGGGGCCAATCCCGATCAGCGAAGCGGCTGACGCTTTGTTCATGGTGATTGTGACTGGTGATTCCAAACAGATTGCGTTTCATATTGGAACCGCTTGGCTGGCCGCCAGCGACCGGTTGGTGACCAGCGGGACGGTTGTTTCGGCGATCAAGGAGCAGGACGCTAGTGGATTTTCGCATGTGCAGGTCGTGCAGACCTCCACGGGGTTGCCGTTTGATATCGAGACAGTGCGGCTCGACGCAGGACTGGCCGAGGCGCAGCAGAAGTATGCGCAAGGCCGCCAACATTACAGCGAACTGCAGGCGGAGATCAAAGCGCTGCGGCTGCGAGGCGACTCTGCGGACCGGCTCGATGAAGCACGCCGGGAATCGCAGGAGATCATCGAAGCCGGGTTGCAATCTACGTCGGTGCGGGCAAGTTTGAATGTCGGTTGGCTGCAGTTGGCCGCGGCCGTCCCAGACGCCAAGCCGGCGCGATTGGCGGACACTGCGGAATTGGCTGTCGGGCAAATCCTACATATGCACGCGGCTCCCTTTCAAGTCGACAACCCAGCCTGGGACTCCGCGGTGCCGGCCGATCCGCATGGCGTGGTGGTGCGTGTGGAGGAACGGATCGCTTCGACTGTCGACACGGCTCCGGATCGTTGGCTGATGTCGATGGCGACTTCCGGGCCACCGCAGAACTATGTCGGCAGCCCAATTTTGACCCAACAGGGGAACGTCGTGGCGATGTTCTCGCGACCGTTGGGCGATCAAACGGAGACGACGGAAGAAGCGTCGCTGTTGTTTGAAGCGGTTTCCGTGCCGCGGCTCGCTGAATCGACCCGTTGA
- a CDS encoding cation:proton antiporter: MDLLLYLALVPALGVLSQWIAWRTRLPGILLLLCMGILLGQFVPLDTLIAEIMDGDPQDVPGILFPIVSLSVAVILFEGGLSLKINEFRQSSKSVVRLLVVGSTITMLLTAVAAYFILGFDLRVSLLLGAILIVTGPTVVGPLLRQIRPSARVSSVLKWEGIVIDPVGALLAVLVFDELFLGADEFSVVSGLVLLAKTIGVGLLFGSFGAWFLVLSIRRYWLPDHLQGVLSLALALLLFAISNALAEESGLVTVTLLGILLANQKRVAIEHIIEFKEHLQVLLIGCLFIVLGSRLDLQAIGNIGWPGVAFVLALVLVIRPLSVFVATLGTRLTMAERTFVAFVAPRGIVAAAVASVFALKLQLMNSDPLAAGATALDSVTFLVIVGTVFIYGLSAAPLARWLKIAEPTPQGLLILGADPWIRALARALHAKNVKVLLCDTNYSKISLARVDGLQAECVNIVSDHALENLDFSGLGRLLAMTPNDEVNALAVQQFRNVFGSENTFQLTSKNNKQNSPRALSHHLRGRSLFNSELTSAYMQQRIDDGAVFKTNKLTETFSLDSLMSTYGEHAVLLFKIDAAGMVSINTDEKPLQPKTGDMVISLVNAQSDANSNSVPA; this comes from the coding sequence ATGGATCTGCTGCTGTATCTCGCCTTGGTCCCGGCGTTGGGCGTTCTCTCGCAATGGATCGCGTGGCGAACGCGTTTGCCTGGGATTTTGCTGCTGCTTTGCATGGGCATCCTGCTGGGCCAGTTTGTCCCGCTGGATACGTTGATCGCCGAAATAATGGACGGCGACCCTCAAGACGTGCCGGGAATTTTGTTTCCGATCGTCTCCCTGTCGGTCGCGGTAATCTTGTTCGAAGGCGGACTGTCGTTGAAGATCAACGAGTTTCGCCAGTCGAGCAAATCGGTGGTCCGGTTGTTGGTCGTCGGCAGTACGATCACGATGCTTTTGACAGCCGTGGCGGCGTATTTCATCCTGGGCTTCGATCTGCGAGTCTCGCTGCTGTTGGGGGCGATCCTGATCGTCACCGGCCCGACCGTCGTCGGACCGCTGCTGCGGCAGATCCGCCCTTCGGCGCGAGTCAGCAGCGTGCTGAAGTGGGAAGGAATCGTTATCGATCCGGTCGGTGCGTTGTTGGCGGTCCTGGTCTTCGACGAACTGTTTCTGGGAGCCGACGAATTTTCGGTCGTCTCCGGATTGGTGCTGCTGGCCAAAACGATCGGCGTCGGACTGTTGTTCGGCAGTTTCGGCGCCTGGTTCCTGGTCCTCAGCATCCGGCGTTACTGGCTGCCCGACCATCTGCAAGGCGTCCTCTCGCTAGCCTTGGCGCTGCTGTTGTTTGCGATCAGCAACGCGCTTGCCGAAGAATCGGGGCTGGTCACCGTGACGCTGCTGGGGATCTTATTGGCGAACCAGAAGCGAGTCGCGATCGAACATATCATCGAATTCAAGGAACACTTGCAAGTCTTGCTGATCGGATGTCTGTTCATCGTGCTCGGTTCGCGATTGGACCTGCAAGCGATCGGCAATATCGGCTGGCCGGGAGTCGCATTTGTGCTCGCGTTGGTCCTGGTGATCCGCCCCCTATCGGTCTTTGTCGCGACGCTTGGCACCCGATTGACGATGGCCGAACGAACCTTCGTCGCGTTTGTTGCGCCGCGCGGTATCGTCGCCGCCGCGGTCGCCAGTGTGTTTGCGTTGAAGTTGCAGTTGATGAATTCGGATCCGTTGGCGGCCGGTGCGACCGCGTTGGATTCAGTCACGTTCCTGGTGATCGTGGGGACCGTCTTCATCTACGGATTATCAGCCGCACCGCTGGCCCGATGGCTGAAGATCGCCGAACCGACTCCCCAGGGACTGCTGATCCTCGGCGCCGATCCCTGGATTCGCGCCTTGGCGAGGGCGTTGCACGCGAAAAACGTCAAGGTCCTGCTGTGCGATACCAACTACAGCAAGATCAGCTTGGCGCGGGTCGATGGTCTGCAAGCCGAGTGTGTGAACATTGTCAGCGACCACGCCCTGGAAAACCTCGATTTCTCCGGCCTGGGACGCCTGCTGGCAATGACTCCCAACGATGAAGTCAACGCGTTGGCGGTGCAACAATTTCGCAACGTCTTCGGCAGCGAAAACACATTTCAACTGACCTCCAAAAACAATAAACAGAACTCGCCGCGAGCGCTCTCGCACCATCTGCGCGGCCGCAGCCTGTTCAATTCGGAATTGACAAGCGCCTACATGCAGCAACGGATCGACGATGGTGCGGTCTTTAAAACGAACAAGCTGACCGAGACGTTTTCGTTGGACAGCCTCATGTCGACCTATGGCGAACATGCGGTCTTGCTGTTCAAGATCGACGCCGCCGGCATGGTCAGCATCAACACCGATGAAAAGCCGCTGCAGCCCAAAACCGGCGACATGGTGATTTCGTTGGTCAACGCACAATCGGATGCGAATTCCAATTCGGTTCCGGCCTGA
- a CDS encoding Gfo/Idh/MocA family protein produces the protein MRAGIAGIGFMGWIHYLAYQRATGAELVAFCTRDPQRRGGDWTGIQGNFGPPGKQIDVSNLSVYETLDEMLENDSIDLIDICLPVHLHVDAVRKCLEAGKHVLCEKPLALNADDAASLVALAESKGLHLMVAHVLAYLPEFRLLVDAQQSGKYGKCLGGRFKRVIGPVDWNPDFYNPEKVGGPLIDLHVHDAHLLRLLFGMPKEVISRGRMRGETTSYFESMMTYDDPDVIVSVGGGTIDQHGRPFTHGYEVHFERATIQFEFAGFDDGTELMPVKIIHEGGKIERPELGSGDPADAFVIEVQTAADVLAGKDPGALAGQLAADALQICELELQSIKSNASV, from the coding sequence ATGCGTGCAGGAATCGCAGGCATCGGCTTTATGGGCTGGATCCACTACCTCGCCTATCAACGCGCCACCGGTGCCGAATTGGTTGCCTTTTGCACGCGTGATCCACAGCGACGCGGCGGCGACTGGACCGGCATCCAAGGCAACTTTGGACCTCCCGGCAAACAGATCGATGTCAGCAACCTTTCGGTCTACGAAACGCTGGACGAGATGTTGGAGAACGATTCGATCGATCTGATCGACATCTGCCTGCCCGTTCATCTGCATGTCGATGCGGTCCGCAAGTGCCTGGAAGCTGGCAAGCACGTGTTGTGCGAAAAGCCGTTGGCGCTGAACGCCGACGATGCCGCGAGTCTGGTCGCACTGGCCGAATCGAAGGGCTTGCACCTGATGGTTGCTCACGTTTTGGCTTACCTGCCCGAGTTCCGGTTGCTTGTCGACGCTCAGCAATCGGGGAAATACGGCAAGTGTTTGGGTGGCCGCTTCAAACGCGTGATCGGCCCGGTCGACTGGAACCCCGATTTCTACAATCCAGAAAAAGTGGGCGGTCCGTTGATCGACCTGCATGTCCACGACGCCCACTTGCTGCGTCTGTTGTTTGGAATGCCCAAGGAAGTGATCAGCCGTGGCCGGATGCGTGGCGAGACCACTTCGTATTTTGAATCGATGATGACCTACGACGATCCCGATGTGATCGTTTCGGTTGGCGGCGGCACGATCGACCAACACGGCCGTCCGTTCACGCATGGATACGAAGTTCATTTCGAACGGGCGACGATTCAATTTGAGTTCGCCGGCTTCGACGACGGCACCGAATTGATGCCGGTAAAGATTATCCACGAAGGCGGAAAGATCGAGCGGCCCGAATTGGGATCGGGAGATCCAGCCGACGCGTTTGTGATCGAAGTTCAAACGGCTGCCGATGTGCTGGCGGGCAAAGATCCCGGGGCATTGGCGGGCCAGTTGGCTGCCGATGCGCTGCAGATCTGTGAATTAGAACTCCAATCGATCAAGTCTAACGCGAGCGTCTAG
- a CDS encoding rhamnulokinase: MASAPVHLAVDLGASSGRVLAGCIEDGQLKLTEVHRFANDPVHVLGRMYWNLLGLWQEIRKGLSLAAAGDAKVLSVGVDTWGVDYVFLDANGDLIGPGYHYRDARTRGMFPKAFERVAREEIFAETGLQFMELNTAYQLLAARLENSPVLKIANQMLMIPDFFHWLLTGRAAIEYTNATTTQLYNTQQQGWSQKLLKAFDLPTRVFSDVVQPGTVLGPILGGQGGVPGLEGVPVVLPATHDTGSAVVAVPADNFAPAKPDWCYISSGTWSLMGCEIPEPLINDRCAELNFTNEGGVQGSTRLLKNIGGLWIFQQIKASLERRGQTLDWPSMVQAAADAKPFQLLIDPDCPDFAAPACMVDAIAAFANRTGQPSAADNGVLFRGALEGLALRYRTCLGWLESLTGTTINTIHILGGGAQNALLCQMTADACRRRVLAGPVEATAIGNIVMQMVGLGQIGSIQEGRQLIRDSFQPVVYEPQDPDPWDAAAERFEKLDA, from the coding sequence ATGGCATCGGCACCTGTGCATTTAGCAGTGGACCTTGGCGCATCGAGCGGTCGGGTGCTGGCTGGCTGCATCGAGGACGGGCAACTGAAGCTCACCGAGGTGCATCGGTTTGCCAACGATCCAGTTCACGTGCTGGGGCGGATGTATTGGAATCTGCTGGGGCTGTGGCAGGAGATTCGCAAAGGCCTTTCGTTGGCCGCCGCTGGCGACGCCAAAGTCCTTTCGGTCGGCGTCGACACCTGGGGCGTCGATTACGTTTTCCTGGATGCCAACGGCGACCTGATCGGCCCGGGCTATCATTACCGCGACGCACGGACTCGCGGAATGTTCCCCAAGGCGTTTGAACGCGTCGCTCGCGAAGAGATCTTCGCCGAGACGGGGCTGCAATTCATGGAGCTCAACACGGCGTATCAGTTGTTGGCGGCGCGGCTGGAAAATTCGCCGGTCCTCAAGATCGCCAACCAGATGTTGATGATCCCCGACTTCTTTCACTGGCTGCTGACCGGCCGAGCGGCGATCGAATACACAAACGCGACAACGACGCAACTGTATAACACCCAACAGCAAGGCTGGTCGCAAAAGCTGCTCAAAGCGTTCGATCTGCCGACGCGCGTCTTCAGCGACGTCGTGCAACCAGGAACCGTCTTGGGCCCGATCCTCGGCGGCCAAGGTGGAGTCCCCGGTCTCGAAGGCGTCCCCGTTGTCCTGCCAGCGACTCACGATACCGGGTCGGCTGTCGTCGCTGTGCCCGCCGACAATTTTGCTCCCGCCAAACCGGACTGGTGTTACATCAGCAGCGGCACCTGGTCGTTGATGGGTTGTGAGATTCCCGAACCGCTGATCAACGATCGCTGTGCCGAATTGAACTTCACCAACGAGGGTGGCGTTCAAGGGAGCACGCGATTGCTGAAGAACATCGGCGGGCTGTGGATCTTCCAACAGATCAAAGCCTCGCTGGAACGACGCGGTCAAACGTTAGATTGGCCCAGCATGGTTCAAGCGGCCGCCGACGCGAAGCCGTTCCAATTACTGATCGATCCCGACTGCCCCGACTTCGCAGCCCCGGCATGTATGGTTGATGCGATCGCCGCATTTGCAAACCGCACCGGACAACCATCCGCCGCCGACAACGGCGTCCTGTTCCGAGGTGCCTTGGAAGGGCTGGCGCTCCGTTACCGGACCTGCCTCGGTTGGCTCGAATCGCTGACCGGCACCACGATCAACACGATTCATATCTTGGGTGGCGGAGCCCAAAACGCGTTGCTGTGCCAGATGACGGCGGATGCTTGCCGCCGCCGCGTGTTGGCCGGACCGGTAGAAGCGACGGCGATTGGCAACATCGTTATGCAGATGGTTGGACTGGGGCAAATCGGCTCGATTCAAGAGGGCCGTCAATTGATTCGCGACAGCTTCCAACCCGTCGTCTACGAACCGCAAGATCCCGATCCATGGGATGCTGCAGCCGAGCGGTTTGAAAAACTGGACGCTTGA
- a CDS encoding DUF1559 domain-containing protein, producing MKCSKKSGFTLVELLVVIAIIGILVGLLLPAVQAAREAARRMSCSNNLKQLGLAMHNYHDTFKTFPNGATGAGPNAPLITDQNQSGYVWIRFILPFIEQNNLAEQWEPHRQYAHGANTAVIRTEIPAYLCPSDTPTKTWNSTPNYNYAVNLGNTDTGRTSPFNAVQFNGAPFESTSGSNGKTYSMRDILDGTSSTVLVGEILQGQVGQDLRGLTWYVPFVGMTTYAGPNTTIPDALNSSFCQNATNAPLGLPCVGNSATDGNPSRFSARSRHPGGVQVTLCDASVRFVAETIDIATWRNLGAMRDLQPIGPY from the coding sequence ATGAAGTGTTCCAAGAAGTCAGGTTTTACGTTGGTCGAACTGTTGGTGGTGATTGCCATCATCGGTATTTTGGTCGGGCTACTGCTGCCAGCGGTGCAGGCCGCACGTGAAGCCGCGCGACGCATGTCTTGCTCCAACAACCTGAAGCAGCTTGGGTTGGCGATGCACAACTACCACGACACGTTTAAGACGTTTCCCAACGGTGCGACAGGCGCTGGTCCGAACGCCCCATTGATCACCGATCAGAACCAAAGCGGTTACGTATGGATTCGGTTCATCTTGCCGTTTATTGAACAGAACAACTTGGCTGAGCAATGGGAGCCGCACCGTCAGTATGCACATGGAGCCAATACCGCAGTGATCCGCACCGAGATTCCTGCCTACCTTTGCCCAAGCGACACGCCAACCAAAACGTGGAACTCGACGCCCAATTACAACTACGCTGTCAACTTGGGGAATACCGATACCGGTCGCACGAGTCCCTTTAATGCCGTCCAATTCAATGGTGCTCCGTTCGAATCGACGAGCGGTTCCAACGGCAAGACCTACTCGATGCGCGACATCCTCGACGGTACCTCCAGCACCGTGTTGGTTGGCGAAATCTTGCAAGGTCAAGTGGGCCAGGACTTGCGCGGGCTGACTTGGTATGTACCGTTTGTGGGCATGACAACCTACGCGGGGCCCAACACAACGATTCCCGACGCGTTGAATTCCAGCTTCTGCCAAAACGCAACGAACGCGCCGCTCGGCTTGCCATGTGTTGGGAATTCGGCAACCGACGGCAACCCATCCCGTTTTTCGGCGCGCAGCCGACATCCCGGCGGGGTTCAAGTCACCTTGTGTGATGCCTCGGTCCGGTTTGTTGCTGAGACGATCGACATCGCGACTTGGCGAAACCTCGGGGCGATGCGAGATCTGCAACCGATTGGTCCTTACTAA
- a CDS encoding FG-GAP-like repeat-containing protein: MKKRSAKSRRAIDPPPKPTQQANAQLPRWLTAIVAFVAVALLIYCVAVLALTPSHDASDHTLATEQQQNPKLDVAQTLFQAEQALREGHVSAAEEHISQILESDPANLAAINRLAYILGVEGRCWEANRYLFEAVRRGQFTLHHLVLLGALEPVIDDAGLVQRCRTGDPDDLVVLVGAARTAMKKNQMSSADSMLQEAVAANPSSLEGQAWLGRRSLAATDPPVDFATWQEKLPANADSHPEIWITRGQWARENAQPQAAIRCFLEAARLDPNHRIAHLEAGQLFGQLNKPEQATAFLDRAEQLRELGFLVDEIFKQPENQQRMLKAADLTEALGRPWEAWAWCELVRAREPNYPGVAQSCARLRSVLTADSPQTLAGSSPVADLAIAEYPLPNYQTAPVLATSAGGPMAETRFAEMAQALGIDFTYKRDADPETGEMRMLETTGGGVAIVDYDADGWPDVYFTQSAVWPSEPGATQPIDRLFRNLGGKRFVEVAVAAGVGDDRYSQGVTAGDYNNDGFADLYVANFGRNRLYRNNGDGTFTDVSDETGIGGEHWTTSCLLADVNGDGFPDLYDVNYLSGDDAARSICRQGDELRWCSPSGFAGDQDQLFLNDGKGRFENVTSQVGIELPEGKGLGIVAADFDDSGRLSLFVANDAVANFFFVNAAETPGVPPQFLERAILHGLAFDGDGLPQACMGVAIDDANNDGRLDLFVTNFHEQANTLYRQQAGAQFVDATRRAGLFDASYQLLGFGTQFLDGDLDGSADLVVANGHVLDLSAQGIPFAMRPQYFQNDGTGRFRELKSKSLGDYFAQNHLGRGLALLDWNRDGKEDFVVSNIGSVASFNANTTTNTGHYISVNLHGVNCSRDAIGAKVTLQYAGITKTRQLTAGSGYQASNQRQLIFGIGDHPSIETLTVRWPSGNEQVFHSVRTDSEVNIVESSDSLFVTRPD; the protein is encoded by the coding sequence ATGAAAAAACGGAGTGCTAAATCGCGTCGAGCGATCGATCCGCCACCCAAGCCAACGCAGCAAGCCAACGCGCAACTGCCTCGCTGGCTGACCGCGATCGTCGCCTTCGTCGCCGTTGCCCTGCTGATCTACTGCGTTGCCGTCCTCGCGTTGACGCCAAGTCACGACGCATCGGATCACACGCTGGCAACCGAACAACAGCAAAATCCCAAACTGGATGTGGCGCAAACGCTTTTTCAAGCTGAACAGGCACTGCGTGAAGGCCATGTTTCCGCGGCGGAGGAACACATTTCCCAAATCCTCGAAAGCGATCCGGCGAACCTGGCCGCGATCAATCGCTTGGCCTACATCTTGGGTGTCGAAGGACGTTGCTGGGAAGCGAACCGGTACCTGTTCGAAGCGGTCCGGCGCGGACAATTCACGCTGCATCATCTCGTCCTGCTGGGCGCCCTTGAACCGGTGATCGATGACGCGGGTTTGGTGCAGCGTTGCCGAACCGGCGATCCCGACGATCTGGTGGTATTGGTGGGAGCGGCGCGAACGGCAATGAAGAAGAATCAGATGTCGAGCGCCGATTCGATGCTGCAAGAAGCGGTTGCTGCGAATCCGTCGTCGCTCGAAGGGCAAGCCTGGCTTGGCCGGCGGTCGCTTGCCGCCACCGATCCGCCCGTCGACTTTGCGACCTGGCAGGAGAAGCTGCCCGCAAACGCTGATTCCCATCCTGAGATTTGGATCACGCGTGGACAATGGGCTCGCGAAAATGCGCAACCCCAAGCGGCGATCCGCTGCTTCCTGGAAGCAGCGCGACTCGATCCCAATCATCGCATCGCACATTTGGAAGCGGGGCAGTTGTTCGGGCAATTGAACAAGCCGGAACAGGCCACCGCTTTCCTCGATCGAGCTGAACAACTGCGGGAGTTGGGTTTTCTGGTCGACGAGATTTTCAAGCAACCGGAAAACCAACAGCGGATGTTGAAAGCCGCCGATCTGACCGAAGCACTTGGCCGCCCTTGGGAGGCATGGGCTTGGTGCGAATTAGTCCGGGCGAGAGAGCCGAATTACCCCGGTGTTGCGCAGTCCTGTGCGCGTCTGCGATCGGTGCTCACCGCGGACTCGCCGCAAACGCTGGCGGGATCGAGTCCCGTTGCCGATTTGGCGATCGCCGAATACCCGTTGCCGAATTACCAAACGGCTCCCGTTCTGGCGACCAGTGCGGGCGGTCCGATGGCAGAGACCCGCTTTGCCGAAATGGCACAAGCCCTTGGCATCGATTTCACTTACAAACGGGACGCGGATCCTGAAACCGGTGAGATGCGGATGCTGGAAACGACCGGCGGCGGCGTGGCGATCGTCGACTATGACGCCGATGGTTGGCCCGACGTCTATTTCACTCAGAGCGCTGTCTGGCCCTCGGAACCGGGTGCGACGCAGCCGATCGACCGCTTATTTCGCAATCTTGGCGGCAAACGATTTGTCGAAGTCGCCGTTGCGGCGGGAGTCGGCGACGATCGCTACAGCCAGGGCGTCACCGCGGGTGACTACAACAACGATGGCTTTGCCGATCTCTACGTCGCAAACTTCGGTCGCAATCGTTTGTACCGCAATAACGGCGATGGAACCTTTACCGACGTCAGCGATGAAACGGGAATCGGAGGCGAACATTGGACGACCAGCTGCCTGTTGGCCGACGTGAACGGCGATGGTTTTCCCGACCTCTACGACGTGAATTATCTGAGTGGCGATGACGCGGCGCGTTCGATTTGTCGACAGGGCGACGAGCTTCGCTGGTGCAGCCCCAGTGGCTTTGCCGGCGATCAGGATCAATTGTTCCTGAATGACGGCAAGGGGCGGTTTGAAAACGTGACTTCCCAGGTGGGAATCGAACTGCCCGAAGGCAAGGGACTTGGAATCGTCGCCGCCGATTTTGACGACTCGGGAAGATTGAGTCTGTTTGTGGCCAACGATGCCGTCGCCAACTTCTTTTTCGTCAACGCCGCCGAGACGCCGGGCGTGCCGCCGCAGTTTCTCGAACGCGCGATCTTGCATGGTCTTGCTTTCGACGGGGATGGATTGCCGCAAGCTTGTATGGGCGTCGCCATCGACGATGCGAACAACGATGGCCGATTGGACCTGTTTGTTACCAATTTTCATGAGCAAGCCAATACGCTGTATCGACAGCAGGCGGGCGCTCAATTTGTCGACGCGACGCGCCGTGCCGGACTGTTCGATGCGAGCTACCAGTTGCTTGGGTTTGGCACCCAGTTCCTCGATGGGGATTTGGACGGCAGCGCCGATCTCGTGGTTGCCAACGGTCATGTCTTGGATCTTTCGGCGCAAGGGATTCCGTTTGCGATGCGGCCTCAATATTTCCAAAACGATGGAACCGGTCGCTTCCGCGAACTCAAATCGAAGTCGTTGGGAGACTACTTCGCGCAGAATCACTTAGGTCGCGGCCTGGCATTGCTCGATTGGAACCGCGATGGGAAAGAAGATTTTGTCGTTTCCAATATCGGTTCGGTAGCCTCGTTCAACGCAAACACAACCACGAATACGGGTCACTACATCAGCGTGAACCTGCATGGTGTGAACTGCAGTCGCGATGCAATCGGCGCCAAAGTGACACTCCAGTACGCAGGAATAACGAAGACGCGTCAGCTGACAGCCGGGTCGGGTTACCAGGCCAGCAACCAACGACAATTGATCTTTGGTATCGGAGATCATCCATCGATCGAAACCTTAACCGTCCGTTGGCCATCGGGGAATGAACAGGTATTCCATTCCGTTAGGACCGATAGCGAAGTGAATATTGTCGAATCTTCCGACAGCTTGTTTGTAACCCGACCTGACTGA